The following DNA comes from Mycobacteroides immunogenum.
GTAAGTCCGGGCTGATCGTCGCCGGTCTGACCGGCGGCGAGAACGACGCGCAGAAGCACGCGGCAAAGCTCATCAAGTCTCTCGCCGTCGATCGCGACGGGGTATCGGTCAAGGCCGGTGGTGTCGCCACGCTCTACAACCAGATCGTGACGCAGTCCGAGAAGGACCTGCTGGTCATGGAATCGATCGCGATTCCGATCAGCTTCGTGGTGCTGGTGTGGATCTTCGGCGGTCTCTATGCGGCGCTCCTGCCGCTCGTCGTCGGAGTGTTCTCGATCGTCGGCGCCATGTCCATCCTGCGGGGACTCACGTACGTCACCGATGTCTCGGTATTCGCGTTGAATCTTGCTGTCGCTATGGGATTGGCGCTCGCCATCGACTATTCGCTGCTGATCATCAGCCGTTATCGCGAGGAGGTGAATGCCGGCAAGCCGCGCGATGAAGCGCTGGTGTTGACCATGGCCACGGCAGGGCGGACCGTGCTGTTCTCGGCGTTGACGGTCGCTCTCGCGCTGGTCGCGCTGATCCTGTTCCCGATGTACTTCCTCAAATCCTTCGGATACGCCGGTGTGGCAGTCGTGTTCGTCGGTGCCATCGCGGCCCTGATCATTGTTCCCGCAGTGGTCACCCTGCTCGGTGACCGTATTGATGCCCTCGACGTCCGGCGCCTGATTCGTAAGATCCTGCGCAGGCCGGAACCTGTCGCCAAGGATGTCACCGAAACCTTCTGGTACCGGACCACCAAAAAGGTTATGGCGCGCGCCATTCCGATCGCCATTGTCATTGTCACCGCATTGGTTGTGCTTGGCCTGCCGTTCCTTGACGGCAAGTTCGGCTTCCCGGATGACCGCGTGCTGCCCACGTCTGCCTCGGCGCACCAGGTTGGCAACGAGATGCGCCGCAACTTCAACAACAACAGCTCCACCAACTTGTCAGTCATCGCAGAGGGCATCGGTGCGGTGCCGCCGAAGCAAATCGACGAGTACGCCGCCGACCTGTCAAATATCGAGGACGTCAAGGAGGTGGCCGCGCCCACCGGCGCTTTCATCCGGGGAATGAAGGTGGGACCACCGGCAAGTGCGACCGGAATCAAAAAAGACACAGCACTTTTCACGGTCCAGACGGCGGCCAAGCCCTATACGGAGGCGGCCGAGCGTCAGCTCGATGCCATCCATGCTCTTCCCGGTCCGGCCGACGTTTCGGTGAAGATTGGTGGTGGGGCGCAACTGGATCGCGATGCCGTCGACGGGATTGTGCACAAACTGCCCTTGGTGCTGGCGATCATCGCGGTGGTCACCTTTGTCCTACTGTTCCTGCTCACCGGCTCGGTGGTGCTGCCGCTCAAGGCGCTGGTACTCAACGTGTTGTCCCTGACCGCCACCTTCGGTGCACTGATCTGGATATTCCAGGAGGGGCACCTCGGCGGGTTCGGCACCGAGGTCACCGGAACCATCGTGGCCACCATGCCGATGCTGCTGTTCTGCATAGCATTTGGATTGTCGATGGACTACGAGGTGTTCCTCATCTCGCGCATCCGTGAGTACTGGATGGCCTCGGGCCGCACCCGGGCCGACAATGACGAGGCGGTGGCGCTCGGCGTGGCCCGCACCGGACGGGTTGTCACCGCGGCGGCGCTGATCATGGCGATTGCCTTCGCGGCACTGATGGCCGCGCAGGTGTCCTTCATGCGCATGTTCGGCACCGGGCTCACCATCGCCATCCTTGTCGACGCGACCATCATCCGGATGCTGTTGGTGCCGTCT
Coding sequences within:
- a CDS encoding MMPL family transporter, coding for MLERLARWVIAAPRLVLGVALLIAIVAAIFGVPVTKHLAAGGQQDPNSESAYVTKALREKFDISDQSLVFMLTSDHGVQSPQMRSVAADLARQLKESGVVINLTSAWTAPPQVAEGLLGADGKSGLIVAGLTGGENDAQKHAAKLIKSLAVDRDGVSVKAGGVATLYNQIVTQSEKDLLVMESIAIPISFVVLVWIFGGLYAALLPLVVGVFSIVGAMSILRGLTYVTDVSVFALNLAVAMGLALAIDYSLLIISRYREEVNAGKPRDEALVLTMATAGRTVLFSALTVALALVALILFPMYFLKSFGYAGVAVVFVGAIAALIIVPAVVTLLGDRIDALDVRRLIRKILRRPEPVAKDVTETFWYRTTKKVMARAIPIAIVIVTALVVLGLPFLDGKFGFPDDRVLPTSASAHQVGNEMRRNFNNNSSTNLSVIAEGIGAVPPKQIDEYAADLSNIEDVKEVAAPTGAFIRGMKVGPPASATGIKKDTALFTVQTAAKPYTEAAERQLDAIHALPGPADVSVKIGGGAQLDRDAVDGIVHKLPLVLAIIAVVTFVLLFLLTGSVVLPLKALVLNVLSLTATFGALIWIFQEGHLGGFGTEVTGTIVATMPMLLFCIAFGLSMDYEVFLISRIREYWMASGRTRADNDEAVALGVARTGRVVTAAALIMAIAFAALMAAQVSFMRMFGTGLTIAILVDATIIRMLLVPSFMRMLGRFNWWAPKPLVKLHERIGFSD